A DNA window from Melanotaenia boesemani isolate fMelBoe1 chromosome 6, fMelBoe1.pri, whole genome shotgun sequence contains the following coding sequences:
- the atn1 gene encoding atrophin-1 isoform X3 yields the protein MKTRTHKESMPMRSGRRRGASEERRGRRPHPSPTRPERNDRQTQRGAGEDLAGNRFSRRSQGHDSSESEGEELVSPPKRQKVQDSASTPNPPTSTHSTDSSTPSNVPPPTSVASQSRESDNEDGQSQGSRSSVVGSLANSSSSLSSGRDIDQDNRSSSPSLSASPLGSLDSDSDGPDSPKQGEREKGKEGGVGKVTGDDRRTLREGRGVESCGDGEKRDGDSAEDCQTLKPPSTLCSSSGLTSSLRGTGDSPNDSNSARKSYFSLDSKLMCKVEYGAPAGVESGSRMTSKASTQCATKSTISAGDFSHNSPNISHSLPPPLPPPPALKPLELGGQNLPAEVKTEREKIEKGDKLLDKPQSTPPSLLPQTGPQTQSQSQPQNQPSNHPHHYNSTSWQGGTATGCQGSWGYTRYPGNHPHQPQHQPPVQQQQLPSVYNPPSSRHSSSHPSYLPHPHPHPHREYLPRYTGGGGDRERGPAGERERGVRGDCGGREMNREFSAPINNNNSSGGNSNSSCGAMGGPNSIQGREYGGLSVGQSREYQGSGRDGPNLGPERRDFGPAFRDRDRERERDGGREFNMPNQNQSRDFGPSGTAGGHPRDKDGSRWGEFGGQTRDVVSNSNPNNNSMPQGNPPSSTGGLPGTPMLNRDPPASPQNNPSHPPHSSIPPHPHSHPPNSSNRDFPSPIDQAQTPSSGADHFHREYPPTGGKDFPPGAPPAGTNREYLSSPGVTQNLGREYSGPGGSQHSHQPHPHYQSGPKDRERDSNHRESALYQSRGGPNQPPALSPSSSSSHHGPYPHPPSQPPLPPPSASHTQPPPSGMAPSARPPHYQSSAQTPPTPLSPLPSPSTNQMGAFSSFPPGSSSAPNIQIPASGVPPSCSPGCRPSPFHSTLNNHPQFSGTYHSNGNNGSNVASSSSNSSAPGSSNTISQSLSPQNATKGPPPLSNSANNNSISTPASSSSLPSGEGHSDSGPPPTPVIKEEPIEDREEGESPPPVLRSPSPEPKPVDIPIHASQSARFHKVLDRGSGNSCARSDVLFVPLDGSKLWKKRNEMIERARREVEQRARDLREKERERERERERERELDRHLQQQKDISTAGGGRQGSSLFFHPSSSIILDPSSSSASSSSNSVSHPPSHPQHHPSNPHAHLPPAHHLHPSLSHTIPHSLLLPSMGGASAVVGGPQGALGIGLGGPYLGPDTPALRTLSEYARPHAMSPLGAASRAQAHHPQIHHGHPHVHPSFFLPQFQNHALGHPHHLPTDAATAAAILGFLYGGSLEGGPGVGGHPGVAGGPVPGGIGGAGLGGVGFPHTVAAHRDRLKTGFEFKSDERVYPPGSIPDPAAIALAHSHSHAHAHAHANAHAHAHAHAHAHPHPHSFLLGGGAAGANEVSLYSTPPPPAPPGPPHLQNPTLAPVTRPSNPPAPQSLSNPPPSSLLPPSLPSHPSSAPPAASSAQAASAAPPTAPAQTAPPTTNSASLHHPVPHSSFPSSLSSHLPPAPAPSAPPETYPTPARSPASYERDRSGERERERERDRAALPAFGDRERERGGSGGGGGGSGGGGSGGGTGGGGENLGRLQMLNVTPHHHQHSHIHSHLHLHQQDTAAGGVHPLMDPLASGSPLARLPYPGATLGTPILAHPLTDSEVLRQQLFGAPFRDLPQPSSLTGPMSAAHQLQAMQQAQSAELQIQRLALEQQWIHHHHHHSLTQDEYYSHLKKESDKTL from the exons atgaaaacaaggaCACACAAAGAATCG ATGCCCATGCGCAGTGGGCGACGACGGGGGGCAAGTGAAGAGAGAAGGGGTAGACGCCCGCACCCCAGCCCCACTCGCCCTGAACGCAACGACAGGCAGACG CAAAGAGGTGCTGGTGAGGATTTGGCTGGAAATCGCTTCAGTCGCAGATCACAAGGGCATGATTCATCTGAGAGTGAGGGGGAGGAACTTGTGTCTCCTCCAAAGAGGCAGAAAGTTCAG GATTCGGCCTCTACCCCAAACCCTCCAACATCAACACACTCGACTGACAGCTCAACTCCTTCCAATGTCCCACCCCCAACCTCAGTTGCCAGCCAATCCCGTGAGAGTGACAATGAAGATGGCCAATCCCAGGGAAGTAGGAGTTCAGTTGTAGGAAGCCTGGCcaatagtagtagtagtctgAGCAGCGGGCGGGATATAGACCAGGACAATCGTTCCTCATCTCCAAGTCTTTCTGCTTCCCCCCTGGgtagtctggactctgattCTGATGGCCCTGACTCACCAAAGCAAGGTGAAAGGGAGAAAGGTAAAGAAGGGGGAGTGGGGAAGGTCACAGGAGATGATAGGAGAACGCTGCGAGAGGGGAGGGGGGTAGAATCCTgtggagatggagaaaaacgAGATGGGGACTCAGCTGAAGACTGTCAAACTCTGAAGCCCCCATCTActctctgctcctcctctggtCTGACTTCTTCTCTTCGTGGAACAGGTGACTCACCAAATGATAGCAATAGTGCACGGAAGTCATATTTTTCCCTGGACTCCAAACTGATGTGTAAAGTTGAGTATGGTGCACCAGCAGGTGTTGAAAGTGGCAGCAGAATGACTTCCAAAGCTAGCACACAATGTGCCACCAAGTCAACTATCTCTGCAGGAGATTTTTCCCACAACAGCCCCAATATTTCCCACTCCTTGCCCCCCccacttcctcctccacctgcccTGAAGCCTTTGGAGCTTGGAGGACAAAACTTGCCTGCTGAGGttaagacagaaagagaaaaaatagaaaagggaGACAAACTTCTGGACAAACCTCAGTCCACGCCTCCTTCTCTGTTGCCACAGACTGGCCCACAGACGCAATCCCAGTCTCAGCCTCAGAACCAGCCTTCTAACCACCCCCACCACTACAACTCCACCAGCTGGCAGGGTGGCACAGCAACTGGTTGCCAAGGGAGTTGGGGCTACACCCGTTACCCAGGCAACCATCCACACCAACCACAGCATCAGCCCCCAgtacagcagcagcaacttccctCCGTTTACAACCCTCCGTCCTCTCGCCATTCCTCCTCCCACCCCTCTTACCTACCCCATCCTCACCCACACCCCCACAGGGAGTACCTTCCCAGGTACACTGGAGggggaggggacagagagagagggccTGCAGGAGAAAGGGAAAGGGGAGTGAGGGGGGACTGTGGGGGGAGGGAGATGAACCGAGAGTTTTCTGCTCccatcaacaacaacaatagtAGTGGGGGAAATAGTAATAGTTCTTGTGGTGCGATGGGTGGGCCCAACAGCATTCAAGGAAGGGAGTATGGGGGTCTTTCAGTAGGTCAGAGCCGGGAGTACCAAGGTTCTGGAAGAGACGGACCTAACTTGGGTCCAGAAAGAAGAGACTTTGGTCCAGCTTTCAGGGACAGGGATCGTGAAAGGGAACGTGACGGAGGAAGGGAGTTTAATATgccaaaccaaaaccagagtAGAGACTTTGGCCCCAGTGGAACTGCAGGGGGGCATCCCAGAGACAAAGATGGGAGCAGATGGGGTGAGTTTGGAGGCCAGACAAGAGATGTTGTTAGTAACAGTAACCCCAACAACAACTCCATGCCACAGGGAAACCCCCCAAGTTCAACTGGTGGGCTACCAGGCACCCCTATGCTGAACCGTGACCCACCTGCATCACCCCAAAACAATCCCAGTCACCCTCCCCATTCATCCATACCCCCACACCCTCACTCACATCCTCCAAACTCATCAAACCGGGACTTCCCTTCTCCCATTGATCAGGCACAAACACCCTCATCTGGAGCAGACCACTTTCACAGAGAGTATCCTCCTACAGGAGGAAAAGACTTTCCTCCAGGAGCACCTCCTGCTGGCACAAATCGGGAGTATTTAAGCTCCCCTGGGGTAACTCAAAACCTGGGACGAGAGTATTCAGGACCTGGAGGATCCCAACACTCCCATCAACCTCACCCCCACTACCAGTCTGGGcccaaagacagagagagagactcaAACCACAGAGAGTCTGCTTTGTACCAAAGTCGTGGAGGCCCAAATCAGCCTCCTGcactctctccctcctcctcttccagccATCATGGACCATATCCCCATCCACCATCTCAGCCTCCTCTGCCCCCACCTTCAGCTTCCCATACCCAACCACCCCCTTCAGGTATGGCACCCAGTGCACGTCCCCCACACTATCAGTCATCTGcccagactcctccaacacccCTGTCTCCTTTACCCAGCCCATCTACCAACCAGATGGGAGCCTTCTCATCTTTTCCCCCTGGCTCCTCCTCTGCACCCAACATACAAATTCCTGCATCAGGCGTGCCACCCAGTTGTTCACCTGGATGTCGCCCTTCCCCTTTCCACAGCACTTTGAACAACCACCCTCAGTTCAGTGGAACATATCACTCCAATGGGAACAACGGCAGCAACGtggccagcagcagcagcaacagtagTGCACCCGGTAGCAGCAATACCATCTCACAGTCACTCTCGCCTCAAAATGCCACAAAGGGACCTCCACCTCTTAGTAACTCCGCCAACAACAACAGTATCTCAACACCTGCCTCAAGCTCTTCACTCCCCAGTGGAGAGGGACATTCAGATTCAGGCCCGCCTCCCACACCTGTCATCAAGGAAGAACCAAttgaggacagagaggagggtgAAAGCCCACCACCGGTGTTGAGAAGTCCCTCACCTGAGCCAAAACCTGTGGACATTCCTATCCATGCCAGCCAATCAGCACG GTTTCACAAGGTCCTTGACCGTGGCAGCGGGAACTCCTGCGCCCGCAGTGATGTCCTCTTTGTCCCATTAGATGGCTCAAAACTATGGAAGAAGAGGAATGAGATGATAGAGCGAGCCCGGAGGGAGGTCGAGCAGAGGGCCAGAGACttaagagagaaagaaagggaacGAGAGAGAGAGCGTGAGCGTGAGAGGGAACTGGATCGGCATCTACAG CAGCAGAAGGATATCAGCACTGCCGGAGGGGGTCGCCAGGGCTCATCCCTTTTTTTCCATCCCTCATCCTCTATCATTCTCGAcccttcatcttcttctgcttcttcctcCAGCAACTCTGTCTcccatccaccttcacacccaCAGCATCACCCATCAAATCCACATGCTCACCTGCCTCCAGCACACCATCTCCACCCAAGTCTTTCTCACACTATCCCCCATTCCCTCCTCTTACCATCCATGGGAGGAGCATCAGCAGTGGTTGGAGGTCCTCAGGGAGCTCTGGGGATAGGGTTAGGAGGTCCATATTTAGGCCCTGACACACCAGCACTGAGAACTTTGAGTGAATATGCTCGCCCCCACGCCATGTCTCCACTTGGGGCGGCAAGCCGTGCTCAAGCACACCACCCTCAAATTCACCATGGTCACCCCCATGTTCACCCCTCATTCTTCCTTCCTCAATTTCAGAATCATGCTTTAGGCCACCCACACCACCTGCCCACTGATGCAGCTACAGCAGCCGCCATCTTGGGCTTTTTGTATGGGGGCAGCCTTGAAGGtggtccaggtgttggtggccATCCTGGGGTGGCAGGAGGCCCAGTACCTGGAGGGATTGGGGGTGCAGGATTAGGAGGTGTTGGCTTTCCTCACACTGTGGCAGCTCACCGAGACAGGTTAAAGACTGGATTTGAATTCAAAAGTGATGAGCGGGTTTACCCACCAGGATCCATACCTGATCCAGCAGCTATTGCTCTCGCTCACTCACATTCACATGCCCATGCCCATGCCCATGCCAATGCCCATGCCCATGCCCATGCCCATGCCCAtgctcatcctcatcctcactcCTTTCTCCTTGGAGGAGGTGCAGCAGGAGCTAATGAGGTGTCACTCTACAGcactcctccccctccagccccACCAGGACCTCCGCATCTTCAGAACCCAACCCTAGCACCAGTAACTCGACCTTCCAACCCTCCTGCCCCGCAGTCCCTGTCAAATCCTCCTCCTTCATCTTTACTCCCACCTTCTCTACCTTCTCATCcgtcatctgctccacctgccgCTTCCTCAGCCCAGGCGGCCTCTGCCGCTCCTCCAACAGCTCCTGCTCAAACTGCTCCACCAACCACTAACTCAGCCTCCCTTCATCATCCAGTACCCCACTCATCTTTTCCCAGCTCCCTGTCCTCTCATCTGCCACCAGCCCCTGCCCCTTCCGCTCCCCCTGAAACCTACCCAACTCCTGCCCGTTCCCCTGCCTCCTATGAGCGTGACAGAAGTGGAGAAAGAGAGCGGGAGAGGGAGCGAGACAGAGCAGCTCTGCCAGCCTTTGGGGACAGAGAGcgagaaagaggaggaagcggtggaggtggtggggggAGTGGAGGAGGCGGGAGTGGAGGTGgaacaggtggaggaggagagaatCTGGGGCGTCTTCAAATGCTGAATGTGACGCCGCATCATCACCAGCATTCACATATCCACTCGCATCTTCACCTGCACCAGCAAGACACAG CGGCGGGCGGGGTTCACCCCCTGATGGACCCGTTGGCATCGGGGTCTCCTTTGGCACGCCTCCCTTACCCAGGAGCCACACTGGGCACCCCCATCCTGGCTCACCCCCTCACTGACAGCGAGGTGCTCCGCCAACAGCTGTTCG GCGCTCCTTTCCGTGACCTGCCCCAGCCGTCCTCCCTCACTGGTCCCATGTCAGCAGCCCATCAGCTCCAGGCCATGCAGCAGGCCCAGAGCGCAGAACTGCAGATTCAGAGACTGGCCCTGGAGCAACAGTGgatccaccatcatcatcaccactcCCTCACCCAGGACGAGTATTACAG TCACCTGAAGAAAGAGAGCGACAAGACCCTGTGA
- the atn1 gene encoding atrophin-1 isoform X4 yields MKTRTHKESMPMRSGRRRGASEERRGRRPHPSPTRPERNDRQTQRGAGEDLAGNRFSRRSQGHDSSESEGEELVSPPKRQKVQDSASTPNPPTSTHSTDSSTPSNVPPPTSVASQSRESDNEDGQSQGSRSSVVGSLANSSSSLSSGRDIDQDNRSSSPSLSASPLGSLDSDSDGPDSPKQGEREKGKEGGVGKVTGDDRRTLREGRGVESCGDGEKRDGDSAEDCQTLKPPSTLCSSSGLTSSLRGTGDSPNDSNSARKSYFSLDSKLMCKVEYGAPAGVESGSRMTSKASTQCATKSTISAGDFSHNSPNISHSLPPPLPPPPALKPLELGGQNLPAEVKTEREKIEKGDKLLDKPQSTPPSLLPQTGPQTQSQSQPQNQPSNHPHHYNSTSWQGGTATGCQGSWGYTRYPGNHPHQPQHQPPVQQQQLPSVYNPPSSRHSSSHPSYLPHPHPHPHREYLPRYTGGGGDRERGPAGERERGVRGDCGGREMNREFSAPINNNNSSGGNSNSSCGAMGGPNSIQGREYGGLSVGQSREYQGSGRDGPNLGPERRDFGPAFRDRDRERERDGGREFNMPNQNQSRDFGPSGTAGGHPRDKDGSRWGEFGGQTRDVVSNSNPNNNSMPQGNPPSSTGGLPGTPMLNRDPPASPQNNPSHPPHSSIPPHPHSHPPNSSNRDFPSPIDQAQTPSSGADHFHREYPPTGGKDFPPGAPPAGTNREYLSSPGVTQNLGREYSGPGGSQHSHQPHPHYQSGPKDRERDSNHRESALYQSRGGPNQPPALSPSSSSSHHGPYPHPPSQPPLPPPSASHTQPPPSGMAPSARPPHYQSSAQTPPTPLSPLPSPSTNQMGAFSSFPPGSSSAPNIQIPASGVPPSCSPGCRPSPFHSTLNNHPQFSGTYHSNGNNGSNVASSSSNSSAPGSSNTISQSLSPQNATKGPPPLSNSANNNSISTPASSSSLPSGEGHSDSGPPPTPVIKEEPIEDREEGESPPPVLRSPSPEPKPVDIPIHASQSARFHKVLDRGSGNSCARSDVLFVPLDGSKLWKKRNEMIERARREVEQRARDLREKERERERERERERELDRHLQQKDISTAGGGRQGSSLFFHPSSSIILDPSSSSASSSSNSVSHPPSHPQHHPSNPHAHLPPAHHLHPSLSHTIPHSLLLPSMGGASAVVGGPQGALGIGLGGPYLGPDTPALRTLSEYARPHAMSPLGAASRAQAHHPQIHHGHPHVHPSFFLPQFQNHALGHPHHLPTDAATAAAILGFLYGGSLEGGPGVGGHPGVAGGPVPGGIGGAGLGGVGFPHTVAAHRDRLKTGFEFKSDERVYPPGSIPDPAAIALAHSHSHAHAHAHANAHAHAHAHAHAHPHPHSFLLGGGAAGANEVSLYSTPPPPAPPGPPHLQNPTLAPVTRPSNPPAPQSLSNPPPSSLLPPSLPSHPSSAPPAASSAQAASAAPPTAPAQTAPPTTNSASLHHPVPHSSFPSSLSSHLPPAPAPSAPPETYPTPARSPASYERDRSGERERERERDRAALPAFGDRERERGGSGGGGGGSGGGGSGGGTGGGGENLGRLQMLNVTPHHHQHSHIHSHLHLHQQDTAAGGVHPLMDPLASGSPLARLPYPGATLGTPILAHPLTDSEVLRQQLFGAPFRDLPQPSSLTGPMSAAHQLQAMQQAQSAELQIQRLALEQQWIHHHHHHSLTQDEYYSHLKKESDKTL; encoded by the exons atgaaaacaaggaCACACAAAGAATCG ATGCCCATGCGCAGTGGGCGACGACGGGGGGCAAGTGAAGAGAGAAGGGGTAGACGCCCGCACCCCAGCCCCACTCGCCCTGAACGCAACGACAGGCAGACG CAAAGAGGTGCTGGTGAGGATTTGGCTGGAAATCGCTTCAGTCGCAGATCACAAGGGCATGATTCATCTGAGAGTGAGGGGGAGGAACTTGTGTCTCCTCCAAAGAGGCAGAAAGTTCAG GATTCGGCCTCTACCCCAAACCCTCCAACATCAACACACTCGACTGACAGCTCAACTCCTTCCAATGTCCCACCCCCAACCTCAGTTGCCAGCCAATCCCGTGAGAGTGACAATGAAGATGGCCAATCCCAGGGAAGTAGGAGTTCAGTTGTAGGAAGCCTGGCcaatagtagtagtagtctgAGCAGCGGGCGGGATATAGACCAGGACAATCGTTCCTCATCTCCAAGTCTTTCTGCTTCCCCCCTGGgtagtctggactctgattCTGATGGCCCTGACTCACCAAAGCAAGGTGAAAGGGAGAAAGGTAAAGAAGGGGGAGTGGGGAAGGTCACAGGAGATGATAGGAGAACGCTGCGAGAGGGGAGGGGGGTAGAATCCTgtggagatggagaaaaacgAGATGGGGACTCAGCTGAAGACTGTCAAACTCTGAAGCCCCCATCTActctctgctcctcctctggtCTGACTTCTTCTCTTCGTGGAACAGGTGACTCACCAAATGATAGCAATAGTGCACGGAAGTCATATTTTTCCCTGGACTCCAAACTGATGTGTAAAGTTGAGTATGGTGCACCAGCAGGTGTTGAAAGTGGCAGCAGAATGACTTCCAAAGCTAGCACACAATGTGCCACCAAGTCAACTATCTCTGCAGGAGATTTTTCCCACAACAGCCCCAATATTTCCCACTCCTTGCCCCCCccacttcctcctccacctgcccTGAAGCCTTTGGAGCTTGGAGGACAAAACTTGCCTGCTGAGGttaagacagaaagagaaaaaatagaaaagggaGACAAACTTCTGGACAAACCTCAGTCCACGCCTCCTTCTCTGTTGCCACAGACTGGCCCACAGACGCAATCCCAGTCTCAGCCTCAGAACCAGCCTTCTAACCACCCCCACCACTACAACTCCACCAGCTGGCAGGGTGGCACAGCAACTGGTTGCCAAGGGAGTTGGGGCTACACCCGTTACCCAGGCAACCATCCACACCAACCACAGCATCAGCCCCCAgtacagcagcagcaacttccctCCGTTTACAACCCTCCGTCCTCTCGCCATTCCTCCTCCCACCCCTCTTACCTACCCCATCCTCACCCACACCCCCACAGGGAGTACCTTCCCAGGTACACTGGAGggggaggggacagagagagagggccTGCAGGAGAAAGGGAAAGGGGAGTGAGGGGGGACTGTGGGGGGAGGGAGATGAACCGAGAGTTTTCTGCTCccatcaacaacaacaatagtAGTGGGGGAAATAGTAATAGTTCTTGTGGTGCGATGGGTGGGCCCAACAGCATTCAAGGAAGGGAGTATGGGGGTCTTTCAGTAGGTCAGAGCCGGGAGTACCAAGGTTCTGGAAGAGACGGACCTAACTTGGGTCCAGAAAGAAGAGACTTTGGTCCAGCTTTCAGGGACAGGGATCGTGAAAGGGAACGTGACGGAGGAAGGGAGTTTAATATgccaaaccaaaaccagagtAGAGACTTTGGCCCCAGTGGAACTGCAGGGGGGCATCCCAGAGACAAAGATGGGAGCAGATGGGGTGAGTTTGGAGGCCAGACAAGAGATGTTGTTAGTAACAGTAACCCCAACAACAACTCCATGCCACAGGGAAACCCCCCAAGTTCAACTGGTGGGCTACCAGGCACCCCTATGCTGAACCGTGACCCACCTGCATCACCCCAAAACAATCCCAGTCACCCTCCCCATTCATCCATACCCCCACACCCTCACTCACATCCTCCAAACTCATCAAACCGGGACTTCCCTTCTCCCATTGATCAGGCACAAACACCCTCATCTGGAGCAGACCACTTTCACAGAGAGTATCCTCCTACAGGAGGAAAAGACTTTCCTCCAGGAGCACCTCCTGCTGGCACAAATCGGGAGTATTTAAGCTCCCCTGGGGTAACTCAAAACCTGGGACGAGAGTATTCAGGACCTGGAGGATCCCAACACTCCCATCAACCTCACCCCCACTACCAGTCTGGGcccaaagacagagagagagactcaAACCACAGAGAGTCTGCTTTGTACCAAAGTCGTGGAGGCCCAAATCAGCCTCCTGcactctctccctcctcctcttccagccATCATGGACCATATCCCCATCCACCATCTCAGCCTCCTCTGCCCCCACCTTCAGCTTCCCATACCCAACCACCCCCTTCAGGTATGGCACCCAGTGCACGTCCCCCACACTATCAGTCATCTGcccagactcctccaacacccCTGTCTCCTTTACCCAGCCCATCTACCAACCAGATGGGAGCCTTCTCATCTTTTCCCCCTGGCTCCTCCTCTGCACCCAACATACAAATTCCTGCATCAGGCGTGCCACCCAGTTGTTCACCTGGATGTCGCCCTTCCCCTTTCCACAGCACTTTGAACAACCACCCTCAGTTCAGTGGAACATATCACTCCAATGGGAACAACGGCAGCAACGtggccagcagcagcagcaacagtagTGCACCCGGTAGCAGCAATACCATCTCACAGTCACTCTCGCCTCAAAATGCCACAAAGGGACCTCCACCTCTTAGTAACTCCGCCAACAACAACAGTATCTCAACACCTGCCTCAAGCTCTTCACTCCCCAGTGGAGAGGGACATTCAGATTCAGGCCCGCCTCCCACACCTGTCATCAAGGAAGAACCAAttgaggacagagaggagggtgAAAGCCCACCACCGGTGTTGAGAAGTCCCTCACCTGAGCCAAAACCTGTGGACATTCCTATCCATGCCAGCCAATCAGCACG GTTTCACAAGGTCCTTGACCGTGGCAGCGGGAACTCCTGCGCCCGCAGTGATGTCCTCTTTGTCCCATTAGATGGCTCAAAACTATGGAAGAAGAGGAATGAGATGATAGAGCGAGCCCGGAGGGAGGTCGAGCAGAGGGCCAGAGACttaagagagaaagaaagggaacGAGAGAGAGAGCGTGAGCGTGAGAGGGAACTGGATCGGCATCTACAG CAGAAGGATATCAGCACTGCCGGAGGGGGTCGCCAGGGCTCATCCCTTTTTTTCCATCCCTCATCCTCTATCATTCTCGAcccttcatcttcttctgcttcttcctcCAGCAACTCTGTCTcccatccaccttcacacccaCAGCATCACCCATCAAATCCACATGCTCACCTGCCTCCAGCACACCATCTCCACCCAAGTCTTTCTCACACTATCCCCCATTCCCTCCTCTTACCATCCATGGGAGGAGCATCAGCAGTGGTTGGAGGTCCTCAGGGAGCTCTGGGGATAGGGTTAGGAGGTCCATATTTAGGCCCTGACACACCAGCACTGAGAACTTTGAGTGAATATGCTCGCCCCCACGCCATGTCTCCACTTGGGGCGGCAAGCCGTGCTCAAGCACACCACCCTCAAATTCACCATGGTCACCCCCATGTTCACCCCTCATTCTTCCTTCCTCAATTTCAGAATCATGCTTTAGGCCACCCACACCACCTGCCCACTGATGCAGCTACAGCAGCCGCCATCTTGGGCTTTTTGTATGGGGGCAGCCTTGAAGGtggtccaggtgttggtggccATCCTGGGGTGGCAGGAGGCCCAGTACCTGGAGGGATTGGGGGTGCAGGATTAGGAGGTGTTGGCTTTCCTCACACTGTGGCAGCTCACCGAGACAGGTTAAAGACTGGATTTGAATTCAAAAGTGATGAGCGGGTTTACCCACCAGGATCCATACCTGATCCAGCAGCTATTGCTCTCGCTCACTCACATTCACATGCCCATGCCCATGCCCATGCCAATGCCCATGCCCATGCCCATGCCCATGCCCAtgctcatcctcatcctcactcCTTTCTCCTTGGAGGAGGTGCAGCAGGAGCTAATGAGGTGTCACTCTACAGcactcctccccctccagccccACCAGGACCTCCGCATCTTCAGAACCCAACCCTAGCACCAGTAACTCGACCTTCCAACCCTCCTGCCCCGCAGTCCCTGTCAAATCCTCCTCCTTCATCTTTACTCCCACCTTCTCTACCTTCTCATCcgtcatctgctccacctgccgCTTCCTCAGCCCAGGCGGCCTCTGCCGCTCCTCCAACAGCTCCTGCTCAAACTGCTCCACCAACCACTAACTCAGCCTCCCTTCATCATCCAGTACCCCACTCATCTTTTCCCAGCTCCCTGTCCTCTCATCTGCCACCAGCCCCTGCCCCTTCCGCTCCCCCTGAAACCTACCCAACTCCTGCCCGTTCCCCTGCCTCCTATGAGCGTGACAGAAGTGGAGAAAGAGAGCGGGAGAGGGAGCGAGACAGAGCAGCTCTGCCAGCCTTTGGGGACAGAGAGcgagaaagaggaggaagcggtggaggtggtggggggAGTGGAGGAGGCGGGAGTGGAGGTGgaacaggtggaggaggagagaatCTGGGGCGTCTTCAAATGCTGAATGTGACGCCGCATCATCACCAGCATTCACATATCCACTCGCATCTTCACCTGCACCAGCAAGACACAG CGGCGGGCGGGGTTCACCCCCTGATGGACCCGTTGGCATCGGGGTCTCCTTTGGCACGCCTCCCTTACCCAGGAGCCACACTGGGCACCCCCATCCTGGCTCACCCCCTCACTGACAGCGAGGTGCTCCGCCAACAGCTGTTCG GCGCTCCTTTCCGTGACCTGCCCCAGCCGTCCTCCCTCACTGGTCCCATGTCAGCAGCCCATCAGCTCCAGGCCATGCAGCAGGCCCAGAGCGCAGAACTGCAGATTCAGAGACTGGCCCTGGAGCAACAGTGgatccaccatcatcatcaccactcCCTCACCCAGGACGAGTATTACAG TCACCTGAAGAAAGAGAGCGACAAGACCCTGTGA